The region AGGATTGTTTATAAAGAATAATTAACATTTTTAGTTGACAAGCCTCAGCACTGCTTATATTAACGCAACGGCTGCACGGGATGCCGCTTTTTTGTTTTTTAAAAGGCAGTGTCCAATAAATTAGCCTATAGAATTTGGTTGCGAGAGTGGCGGAATTGGTAGACGCACTGGATTTAGGATCCAGCGGTTAATCCGTGAGAGTTCGAGTCTCTCCTTTCGCACCAACGTCAATATAAACACCCCTTTACAACAACATCCGCATAGTTGTTTTAAAGGGGTGTTTTTTTGTTTTTGGCCCCTATTTGCCCCCGCTCGTCGTGGGAGGTGGTCATGAGTAACGCCGCACCTCCCAATAATATGGAGCTCGAAAGGGCTGTCCTTAGTGCTGTGATCCGGGACAACGGTCGCAACATTGACGAGCTGTTTCCTATCCTTAAGACTCCAGATCATTTTTACAGTCCTGTTCACCAGGCAATCTGGCAAACGATGCTGGCATTGCATCGGGAGCAGACTCCTATCGATATTGTTTCCCTCAATGACCGGCTTATGAAGAATGGCCGTTCTGAAGCTTGCGGCGGTGCTGTCTTCCTTGCTGAGCTGGCTAATGAGGTTCAGCCGATCCGTCACGCCAAGAGCTGGGCCATGGAACTGCAGGGGTATGCTCGGCGTAGATCCATGGCTCAAATGGGCCAGCAGCTTATTGAACATGCTTTTACTACTGAAGCCGATCCTTCCGAATTCGCAGGTGCTGCACAAAAAATTGTTGATGCGGTTCTTGAGGACCGGGTTGATGTCTTAATGCAGAAACCCTCTGAAATTATGCAGGGGTATGTGCAATATCTGGAGGACCTGGAAAGAAGAGGTGGAGATGGTGTTAAAACTCATCTTTACAAGCTCAACAGTATCATAGGCGGCTTTGTCCCTGGAGATGTCGCTATTCTTGCCGGTCGTCCTTCCAATGGTAAGACCGCTCTTGCCCTTAATTTTGTTCTCTATTCCATCGCTAAACATATTCCTGTCGGAGTCTTTTCTCTTGAAATGATGAGTTATTTGCTGGTGAACCGCTTTCTTGCGTCCACCCACGGAATTAACGGTATGCGTTTTCGTGATGGAAAATTTACTCCTGAAGACTGGGAGAAAATTTACGACTTTGCTCAATATTTCCAAGGTACAGATCCGTGGTTGCGGATTTGGGACAGGCCTTCGCTTTCTGTTTCAGAGCTCCGCGCACAGTGCCGGCGCTGGAAAAGAGAGTTTGGTTTGAGATGGGCTGTTGTTGATTACATTCAGCTTGTGCGTCCTGACTCAAAAGGTGGATCTCGTGAGCGCGAGGTTGCCGAAATTTCGCGCGTTCTGAAAGAGACTGCAATGGAGCTGGAAATGTCGTTGCTTGTTCTGGCGCAGCTTAACCGTGACGTTGAGAGTCGTAAAAGCGGAGTCCCGCTTCTTTCGGATCTGCGAGAGTCCGGAGCGATTGAGCAGGATGCTGACACGGTAATTTTCATTCGTCCTTGGAATCCAAGGACAGACAGTGAAATTGTGCCAGTTACCTTGGATGTGGCCAAGAGCCGCAACTCAGGAGCTGGAAGTCTTGAGGTTATGTATAGGCGTAGGAGATTGCAATTTCTCAACGAGAAAGAAGAAGACTGGAGCTGGCTGGATTTTCTGCCGGCATAAAGGAGGTGTGTGGTGAGTCAACGCTATCATATAGCAGTGTTGAGATTTCGGCATCGTGGTGAGTTTGTGGCTGATGTTGATCTGGTGACGGATCCTTGTCCTGAAGTTTGTCAGGAGGAAGCAACTATCAGGGCGATTGAAAAAGCCTCAGCTCTTCATTGTGATTTCGTGTCAGATGGTGAGCTGCTGGTTGTCCTGGACAAAGATCTTGTCTGGTCCAGTCGTGGGGTTTTGGGGAGTCCTAGTTCTGCAGTGGAGGTGAGATCATGAATATGGGTGCGAAGCCTTTCTTGCGGCATTCCACTAACGAGCAGTCCAGTCTTTCACCCTGGCGCTTTAAGGTGGAGAACGTGAAGAAGTGCCCTTGTCTGGGGCAGCTTGTTCGGGTTCGACAGATCGGTGATCGAGTGCGTTGTCCTCAGTGTGATCATCTTTGTGCATGTCCCAAGGATGTGGAGCATGATCAGGAAATCAGGATTGATCGGGTGTGAGGTTGAATATGTTCCGAAATATTTTTTTAGATCGTCTGCGGATGAAGGCGGAAGAGTTCGAGCCGGAATTTATTAGATTGCTGGAAGTTCGCAATAGTTGGCAAAGCGAGAATCCGGCTGAGACTGGTTTCTACTACGTGCGCCAAGTGGCGAGTCCTGAAGTCGTTTCTCTGCGCTACTACTATATAAATGAAGGTTACCCGTATGAGCGGAACACGGTGATGAATCGGATTGTTCCGCCCGGCGAGCTGGAGTTTTTGGGACCGTTCGGGGTGGAGGTTTTCGTTTCTCTCATGGCGGTGGAGGATCTGAATAATATTAGAGGGAGCTATTCGTATCCTACTTGCAATAGTTGCGGATTGCCTCCTGGGGTGTGCAACTGCTGGCCTCCAGATAGATTTGTTGAGCCTCGTGAGACTGTCTGGGATCCGGAGGATGCCGTTAAAGAAGTTGAAGCGATTCGTTGCAAGGTTTGTGATGTTCTCATTTATCCCGATGAGTTGTGTTGCACGGATGGAAAAGCATACTGGCACCGGGATTGTGATGGTGAGGGGGGGGAGTGATGTCTAGCTTCCCCATTCTTTCCGTCCAACAGCCATGGGCCGGGCTGATCGTTCTGGACTTCAAGGATATTGAGAATCGTACTTGGAAGGCCGGTGCTAAATATCATGGTAAGGAAATTTTGATTCATGCCGGCAAGCGGGTGGATCGCAGTGAGGTCGGCAAGGGGTGCAGTGTGATTGCCAATGCGCTGCGGCTGGTCATGCAGGTGTTTGGCCATTCCGTTCATCCGCTCTGGGGACAAACTCCGCAGGAAGAATTCTTTCGCCGTGTGCAGGGTAAT is a window of Maridesulfovibrio sp. DNA encoding:
- a CDS encoding replicative DNA helicase, producing MSNAAPPNNMELERAVLSAVIRDNGRNIDELFPILKTPDHFYSPVHQAIWQTMLALHREQTPIDIVSLNDRLMKNGRSEACGGAVFLAELANEVQPIRHAKSWAMELQGYARRRSMAQMGQQLIEHAFTTEADPSEFAGAAQKIVDAVLEDRVDVLMQKPSEIMQGYVQYLEDLERRGGDGVKTHLYKLNSIIGGFVPGDVAILAGRPSNGKTALALNFVLYSIAKHIPVGVFSLEMMSYLLVNRFLASTHGINGMRFRDGKFTPEDWEKIYDFAQYFQGTDPWLRIWDRPSLSVSELRAQCRRWKREFGLRWAVVDYIQLVRPDSKGGSREREVAEISRVLKETAMELEMSLLVLAQLNRDVESRKSGVPLLSDLRESGAIEQDADTVIFIRPWNPRTDSEIVPVTLDVAKSRNSGAGSLEVMYRRRRLQFLNEKEEDWSWLDFLPA